The proteins below come from a single Treponema phagedenis genomic window:
- a CDS encoding OmpA family protein gives MKKKYNFFLVIVSFFLFSTFAEEDAIGATVVQDWENTTIDSKISLDINKEALHLPADRNTALARIHQESPRLMKDVYLSVLVDSSNRMGDYLAEKQITMNDINKLIEEGTETPAAFSQDLKDLTLYHQAKLGKAGELFVKHSVPYKPAVPPSSTVSKVYSGILIDARGNLPVHGEYETETLQPCLFPKVWDTDMNLIYEKNMVLPAIAKKQGIIRYASALNEKDYRDIIGVNPLRIVARGVFGQNRTDPIIAGSDAAQILAKPENLKLLEEGKLIIICNKENLRTSLPYPLPDENFYFAYHNIKKMFSKETPDSINMRPGINTIKITMYDIRFIADSPEILPEEKGRVDIIARALRAMGPYTKFLIEGHTADINQPKNQLVLSVARADKIAEELAKRGIDASRMTTAGYGGTRPIAPNDTSPNRAKNRRVEITIMRD, from the coding sequence ATGAAAAAAAAATATAATTTCTTTTTAGTTATCGTATCCTTCTTTTTATTTTCAACCTTTGCCGAAGAGGATGCAATCGGTGCAACGGTTGTACAGGATTGGGAAAACACTACCATAGATTCTAAAATAAGTTTAGATATCAATAAAGAAGCGCTTCATCTTCCGGCAGATAGAAACACCGCCCTTGCCCGTATACACCAAGAATCTCCCAGACTTATGAAAGACGTATATCTTTCCGTCCTTGTCGATTCCTCAAATCGTATGGGAGATTACCTTGCGGAAAAACAAATTACCATGAATGATATCAATAAACTTATTGAAGAGGGGACGGAAACGCCGGCAGCTTTTTCGCAAGATTTGAAAGATTTAACGCTGTATCATCAGGCGAAGCTTGGAAAAGCGGGTGAGCTTTTTGTTAAACATTCCGTTCCATATAAACCAGCAGTGCCTCCTTCTTCCACTGTAAGCAAGGTGTACTCAGGGATTCTCATTGATGCACGGGGAAATTTGCCTGTCCACGGAGAGTATGAAACGGAAACCTTACAACCCTGTCTTTTTCCGAAAGTTTGGGACACAGATATGAATCTTATTTATGAAAAAAACATGGTATTGCCCGCTATTGCAAAAAAACAGGGAATTATCAGGTATGCATCTGCACTGAATGAAAAAGACTATCGGGATATTATTGGCGTAAATCCTTTGCGTATTGTTGCGCGCGGCGTTTTCGGGCAAAACAGGACAGATCCGATCATTGCCGGCAGCGATGCGGCACAAATCCTTGCAAAGCCGGAAAACCTCAAACTTTTGGAAGAGGGAAAACTTATTATTATCTGCAATAAAGAAAATTTACGCACCAGCCTCCCCTATCCGCTGCCGGATGAGAATTTTTATTTTGCGTATCATAATATAAAGAAAATGTTTTCTAAAGAAACGCCTGACAGCATCAATATGCGACCGGGAATTAATACAATAAAAATAACCATGTATGATATTCGTTTTATTGCAGACTCTCCTGAAATTTTACCCGAAGAAAAAGGACGCGTTGACATTATTGCCAGAGCGCTTAGAGCAATGGGGCCTTATACGAAATTTTTAATCGAAGGACATACTGCGGATATCAATCAACCGAAAAATCAATTAGTCCTTTCAGTTGCTCGAGCGGATAAAATAGCGGAAGAACTTGCAAAACGCGGTATTGATGCTTCCAGAATGACCACCGCAGGATACGGCGGCACAAGACCTATTGCTCCGAATGATACATCGCCAAATAGGGCAAAAAACAGGCGCGTTGAAATTACTATTATGCGTGATTAA
- a CDS encoding ComF family protein: MKRFAFILTDVLAAFYANLLCPQQCAVCGEDTFRAIPLCKKCAERLLSTQLQYPLVHPELFCACCGRELISEQEYCTACHSAIFAAETFVSPIQKTFALFPYIGLGQKLLPLWKNKEIRSFAPLFSKLIGEFIQTAQRLCMLPADIAIVPVPPRPKKLRKKGWDQIEDLARRLEASGFSINRCLTRKDGTAQKQLSRKERQTNLSGKIAVGGKKRIPEKLLIIDDVMTTGATLNTCAEVLKNSGCKEIYALCLFYD, from the coding sequence ATGAAAAGATTTGCTTTTATTTTAACCGATGTACTTGCGGCATTTTATGCGAATCTGCTGTGTCCGCAGCAATGTGCGGTTTGCGGGGAAGATACTTTCCGCGCAATTCCCCTTTGCAAAAAATGTGCTGAGCGGTTGCTTTCCACTCAGCTGCAGTACCCGCTGGTGCATCCTGAGCTTTTTTGCGCCTGCTGCGGACGGGAGCTTATTTCAGAACAAGAATACTGTACTGCGTGCCATTCGGCAATCTTTGCAGCGGAAACATTTGTTTCTCCGATACAAAAGACATTCGCTCTTTTTCCCTATATCGGTTTAGGACAAAAACTTCTGCCTTTATGGAAAAATAAGGAAATACGCTCCTTTGCTCCGCTTTTTAGCAAGCTTATCGGAGAATTTATACAAACCGCACAAAGACTTTGTATGCTGCCTGCCGATATCGCTATTGTGCCGGTACCGCCCCGTCCGAAAAAATTACGTAAAAAAGGTTGGGATCAAATTGAAGACCTTGCGCGCAGACTTGAAGCAAGCGGTTTTAGTATAAACCGCTGCCTTACCCGAAAAGATGGAACCGCACAAAAACAACTTTCACGAAAAGAGCGACAAACAAATCTTTCAGGGAAAATCGCCGTTGGCGGCAAAAAACGTATACCCGAAAAGCTTTTAATAATTGACGACGTCATGACCACCGGCGCAACCCTCAACACCTGCGCGGAAGTGCTGAAAAACTCAGGCTGTAAAGAAATTTACGCGCTTTGCTTATTTTATGACTAA
- a CDS encoding lytic transglycosylase domain-containing protein — protein sequence MRKKIGFYAFLLIHLFGFSSLSPSIQNRDRQPPEGFFAAVGILKSTQINSLFNGPLLLVSNPLIERFKKQYTTEGGLRYLSSIMQRSSPYRNFIIEELAQANLPPELLFLPVIESGFSEKAVSKSGAVGIWQFMRNSIGGYDIHINDWMDERRDPWKTSIAAIKKLKWNYEQLRDWPLALAAYNCGMGAINKAIKKAGQADYWYLCEKGFLKRETVLYVPKFLAIAEILSRSSEYGIDWGDPTIHPETTTITVKRAIDVVMLAEKIGADANDLKKINPSLKHAITPPNTKYPLRIPVAYEQATKQLLNNKSSILIKYYLYKIRSGDTLYALANHYGVSVDSIINYNKGLKPSALRLGQTIVIPALKTVHEYRGKNPSENIDFSGKYVVRKGDTLWSIALAYNVQVETLAEKNKLSVNSILSLGKVLNVPIQ from the coding sequence ATGAGAAAAAAAATCGGCTTTTATGCTTTTTTACTTATTCATTTATTTGGTTTTTCTTCACTTAGCCCTTCGATACAGAATAGAGACAGACAGCCGCCTGAAGGCTTTTTTGCTGCGGTGGGTATTCTAAAAAGTACTCAAATTAATTCCCTGTTCAACGGTCCGCTTTTATTGGTTTCCAATCCTTTAATTGAGCGATTTAAAAAGCAGTACACAACTGAAGGCGGCTTACGATACTTATCGTCAATTATGCAGCGCTCTTCCCCGTATCGTAATTTTATTATCGAAGAATTAGCACAGGCAAATCTCCCCCCTGAACTACTGTTTTTGCCGGTTATAGAATCGGGGTTTTCAGAAAAAGCAGTGTCAAAATCTGGTGCGGTAGGAATTTGGCAATTTATGCGCAATAGTATTGGAGGATATGATATTCATATCAATGACTGGATGGATGAGCGGAGAGATCCGTGGAAAACAAGTATTGCGGCAATTAAAAAACTGAAGTGGAATTATGAGCAGCTGCGAGATTGGCCGCTTGCCTTAGCCGCCTATAATTGTGGAATGGGGGCGATCAATAAGGCAATAAAAAAAGCCGGACAGGCGGATTACTGGTATCTTTGCGAAAAAGGTTTTCTTAAACGAGAGACAGTATTGTATGTGCCGAAGTTTTTAGCTATTGCGGAAATTCTTTCGCGCAGTTCCGAGTATGGAATTGATTGGGGGGATCCTACAATACATCCTGAAACCACTACAATCACGGTAAAGCGGGCAATTGATGTTGTAATGCTTGCGGAAAAAATCGGGGCTGATGCGAATGACTTAAAAAAAATTAACCCTTCATTAAAACACGCAATCACCCCGCCGAATACTAAGTACCCCTTGCGCATTCCCGTTGCATATGAGCAAGCGACAAAACAACTTCTTAATAATAAAAGCTCTATTCTCATTAAATATTATCTTTATAAAATTCGCTCAGGCGATACCCTGTATGCACTTGCAAATCATTATGGCGTAAGTGTTGACAGTATTATCAATTATAATAAAGGCTTAAAACCGAGTGCTTTGCGCCTTGGCCAAACCATTGTTATTCCCGCATTAAAAACAGTGCATGAGTATCGGGGTAAAAACCCAAGCGAAAATATTGATTTTAGCGGAAAATATGTGGTACGCAAGGGAGATACCCTTTGGTCAATTGCTTTAGCGTATAATGTGCAAGTGGAAACCTTAGCCGAAAAAAACAAGCTGTCGGTGAATTCAATTCTTTCATTAGGAAAGGTCTTAAATGTGCCGATACAATAA
- a CDS encoding Fur family transcriptional regulator, translating to MEGSTLSNKKLRKTKARRKILSLFMTEGIIKTAEEVYALCSAEMAINLSTVYRTLNTLAESGILIKSIRQDGTACFQRPCTNEAHHHHLVCVECRTMVDIDDCPITEIENKISKETGFLITGHTVELSGLCPDCLQRKKNQTPITK from the coding sequence ATGGAAGGTTCTACACTCTCAAATAAAAAGCTGAGGAAAACAAAGGCGAGAAGAAAAATTCTTTCTTTGTTTATGACAGAAGGTATTATTAAAACAGCCGAAGAAGTATATGCGCTTTGCTCTGCGGAAATGGCAATAAATCTTTCTACCGTGTATCGAACCCTTAATACCTTAGCTGAATCAGGGATTCTTATCAAAAGTATTCGTCAAGACGGTACCGCCTGCTTTCAGCGTCCTTGCACAAACGAGGCGCACCACCATCACTTAGTTTGTGTGGAGTGCAGAACAATGGTAGATATTGACGATTGTCCGATCACTGAAATAGAAAACAAAATAAGCAAAGAAACCGGTTTTTTAATTACCGGACATACGGTGGAATTAAGCGGACTCTGTCCAGATTGCCTACAGCGTAAAAAAAATCAAACGCCGATAACAAAATAA
- a CDS encoding ParA family protein, protein MGKTLVFVNQKGGVGKTTSAVNLGAYLALAGKKTLLIDFDPQGNMSSGVGIANVKPTIYDLLAEASEIKQTIRPTAIQNLFAIPASIDLSGATIELVDENHREYYLKNIIAKIKDAYDYILIDCPPSLGILTLNGLVAADEVFIPLQCEYFALEGLTLLLQTVKRVQVKLNPDLTIGGIFFTMYDSRTKLAQEVVQQVSGYFKDRVFSTIIPRNVKLSEAPSHGLPICAYDPGCAGARSYEKLAKEVLERGKKK, encoded by the coding sequence ATGGGAAAAACCTTAGTTTTTGTAAATCAAAAAGGCGGGGTAGGAAAAACCACATCCGCAGTTAATCTTGGAGCATATCTTGCGTTGGCAGGGAAAAAGACCCTTTTAATTGATTTTGACCCGCAAGGGAATATGTCTTCCGGTGTCGGAATCGCCAATGTCAAGCCTACTATTTATGATTTACTGGCAGAAGCATCTGAAATAAAACAGACGATTCGCCCAACTGCCATTCAAAATCTTTTTGCAATTCCCGCTTCTATTGATTTATCCGGTGCCACTATTGAGCTTGTTGATGAAAATCACCGTGAATACTATCTGAAAAACATTATTGCAAAAATAAAAGATGCTTATGATTATATTCTAATAGATTGTCCTCCTTCGCTAGGAATTTTAACTTTAAACGGTCTTGTTGCGGCAGATGAAGTTTTTATTCCTTTGCAATGCGAATATTTTGCTCTCGAAGGTTTAACCTTACTGTTGCAAACTGTAAAAAGAGTACAGGTAAAACTTAATCCCGATCTTACGATTGGCGGAATATTTTTTACTATGTATGATTCGCGGACAAAACTTGCACAAGAGGTGGTACAGCAGGTTTCAGGTTATTTTAAAGACAGGGTTTTTTCTACAATTATTCCGCGTAATGTTAAATTATCCGAAGCTCCCTCTCACGGATTACCCATTTGTGCCTACGATCCCGGTTGTGCGGGAGCTCGCAGTTATGAAAAATTAGCAAAAGAGGTATTGGAACGTGGCAAAAAAAAGTAA
- a CDS encoding ParB/RepB/Spo0J family partition protein: MAKKSKLGKGIDALMEDPSVMADFDGSTGQSAAGDEVIKLDPELLKPNPFQPRKTFNQENLRELADSIREHGIIQPIIAGKNAEGEFFIIAGERRTRASILAGLKEVPVVLREFDNAQKLEVALIENIQREDLNPIEEALAYQSIMQMNQINQEETAKKIGKSRSTVANALRLLKLPEEMQNAIEDGRITAGHARAILSLVNPADMQILFNRITSSNLSVRDAENQAAVLNKGGRIAKKETADSFIDSPKESGFSEIKHLEQQLIDALGTKVQIKGDIEKGVIYISYFTRDDLDSIYEKLSSE, encoded by the coding sequence GTGGCAAAAAAAAGTAAATTGGGAAAAGGCATTGATGCGCTTATGGAAGATCCTTCAGTTATGGCGGATTTTGACGGTAGCACAGGACAATCAGCAGCCGGCGATGAGGTTATAAAACTTGACCCTGAATTGCTAAAACCGAACCCGTTTCAACCTCGAAAAACATTCAATCAGGAAAATTTACGGGAATTGGCGGATTCTATTCGAGAACATGGGATAATTCAGCCTATTATTGCAGGAAAAAATGCCGAGGGAGAGTTTTTTATTATTGCAGGCGAACGCCGTACGCGCGCATCTATTCTTGCAGGTTTAAAAGAAGTCCCTGTTGTTTTGCGTGAATTTGATAATGCACAAAAACTTGAAGTTGCCCTTATAGAAAATATTCAGCGAGAAGACTTAAATCCGATTGAAGAAGCGCTTGCCTATCAGTCTATCATGCAAATGAATCAGATTAATCAGGAAGAAACGGCAAAAAAAATCGGAAAAAGCCGCTCCACTGTTGCAAATGCGTTGCGCTTACTCAAACTCCCTGAAGAAATGCAAAATGCTATTGAAGACGGAAGAATTACCGCAGGACATGCACGGGCGATTCTCTCATTGGTTAACCCCGCCGACATGCAAATACTTTTTAATAGAATTACCTCATCGAATCTTTCTGTTCGCGATGCGGAAAATCAAGCTGCCGTTTTAAACAAGGGAGGTCGAATAGCAAAAAAAGAAACCGCAGATTCTTTTATTGACAGCCCTAAGGAAAGCGGATTTTCAGAAATAAAACACTTGGAACAACAGCTTATTGATGCGCTCGGCACAAAGGTACAGATAAAGGGAGATATTGAAAAAGGAGTTATTTACATATCGTATTTCACTCGCGATGATCTTGACAGCATTTACGAAAAACTGAGTTCCGAGTAA
- the pbpC gene encoding penicillin-binding protein 1C — protein MKRQVPFVQYKKEPQLAASFRSMLTAISIAGALAGAALFLLVSVCPRFAVPYSFTLYDKRDALLGASVADDGQWRFPPPKTIPESYKIALILYEDSFFYLHQGFDPIAIGRAFFSNFRAGRIVSGGSTITMQTVRLSQQQAPRTLPQKIKEVFLSCILELMYSKESILYLYAAHAPYGGNVVGLEAASWRYFERSPEQLTWAEACTLAVLPNQPSLVRPGLQKEKLKAKRDMLLKRLYQRKYIDLQTYKLSLAEPVPEAPRPLPQAAPHYLQFIKQQQKNRTEKYSSGIDAHIQTTALAITSRHAEKLAEQGVANLAAIIIDNATGLPIAYIGNAARNPRQNADVDMIQARRSSGSLLKPFLFAGLLDAGMLLPDQLMIDLPTRVGSYIPQNNSNAYSGAVPASEALSMSLNIPFVRALQAYTIPAFLHLLKRCGFTTFDRTADEYGLPLILGGGELTLYQAVLAYRAMLLQSMHRQPDKQYPLSSGACRLAFEALIQGNRPGEEALWLSYASSQKIAWKTGTSFGNRDAWSIGVTPLFTVGVWAGNATGEGNPAIKSAAAAAPLMFELFSILPTSSWESKNPDDFERIQVCANSGYLAGIYCEKKTQMLKPKDAQSGTICPYCRAVSLTPDGAYQAIAADIPVLPKIENRFVLPAGIAYYYAKQHRTYAPLPPWLPKSAGNTAPEFDILFPQPAAQVFIPIEIEGSLGAMTAEAVHSDPNAIIYWDLDGTYLGKTQAYHQWNIQAPKGEHLLTLTDNRGRQIRRRFTVLPRHRTQP, from the coding sequence ATGAAGCGGCAGGTTCCTTTTGTACAATACAAAAAGGAACCGCAGCTTGCGGCGTCTTTCCGCTCAATGCTTACCGCCATAAGCATTGCGGGAGCGCTTGCGGGAGCGGCTCTTTTTTTACTTGTCTCAGTCTGCCCGCGTTTTGCGGTGCCCTACTCCTTTACGCTCTACGATAAAAGAGACGCCTTACTCGGCGCCTCCGTTGCGGATGACGGGCAGTGGCGCTTTCCTCCCCCGAAAACAATTCCCGAATCCTATAAAATTGCCTTAATTTTGTATGAGGACAGTTTTTTTTACCTGCATCAGGGATTTGACCCGATTGCAATCGGCAGGGCTTTTTTCAGTAATTTCCGCGCAGGGCGGATTGTTTCGGGCGGCTCAACCATAACAATGCAAACGGTGCGCCTTTCCCAGCAGCAGGCACCGCGCACACTCCCGCAAAAGATAAAAGAGGTTTTTCTCTCCTGCATACTTGAACTTATGTATTCAAAAGAATCGATTCTCTATTTATATGCAGCCCATGCACCCTATGGCGGCAATGTGGTGGGGCTTGAAGCCGCTTCATGGCGGTATTTTGAACGTTCCCCCGAGCAGCTGACATGGGCGGAAGCCTGCACCCTTGCGGTACTGCCGAATCAACCCTCGCTTGTCCGACCGGGCTTGCAAAAAGAAAAACTGAAAGCAAAACGGGACATGCTTTTAAAACGATTGTATCAAAGAAAGTACATCGATTTGCAAACCTATAAGCTTTCGTTGGCGGAGCCGGTGCCGGAAGCACCCCGCCCCTTGCCGCAAGCTGCGCCCCATTACCTGCAATTTATTAAGCAGCAGCAAAAAAACCGAACCGAAAAATACAGCAGCGGAATCGATGCGCATATTCAAACAACCGCCCTTGCCATTACAAGCCGCCACGCGGAAAAACTTGCGGAACAAGGAGTTGCAAACCTCGCAGCCATTATTATCGATAATGCCACAGGACTGCCGATTGCGTATATCGGCAACGCCGCAAGAAATCCTCGGCAAAATGCTGATGTGGACATGATTCAAGCAAGAAGAAGTTCGGGAAGTTTATTAAAACCTTTTTTATTTGCCGGTTTACTTGATGCCGGTATGCTTTTACCCGATCAGCTTATGATAGACCTTCCTACACGCGTGGGAAGTTATATTCCGCAAAATAACAGTAACGCCTACAGCGGGGCTGTTCCCGCAAGCGAAGCGCTTTCAATGTCATTAAACATTCCCTTTGTGCGCGCCTTACAAGCCTATACAATCCCCGCATTTTTGCATTTACTAAAACGCTGCGGCTTTACCACCTTTGACAGAACCGCCGATGAATACGGCCTTCCGCTCATACTCGGAGGCGGAGAGCTCACCCTATACCAAGCAGTGCTGGCATATCGCGCCATGCTTTTACAAAGCATGCACCGCCAACCCGACAAACAGTATCCGCTGTCTTCGGGCGCATGCAGACTTGCATTTGAAGCCCTCATACAAGGAAACCGGCCGGGCGAAGAAGCCCTCTGGCTCTCATACGCCTCATCTCAAAAGATTGCATGGAAAACGGGCACCAGCTTCGGCAATAGAGACGCATGGTCAATCGGCGTAACGCCCTTATTCACTGTCGGCGTTTGGGCGGGAAACGCCACCGGAGAAGGGAACCCCGCAATAAAAAGCGCCGCCGCCGCCGCACCGCTGATGTTTGAACTTTTCAGCATATTGCCGACAAGCAGCTGGGAATCAAAAAATCCCGATGATTTTGAGCGCATACAGGTTTGTGCAAACTCGGGGTATCTTGCCGGCATCTATTGCGAAAAAAAAACGCAAATGCTCAAGCCGAAAGATGCGCAAAGCGGAACTATTTGCCCCTATTGCAGAGCGGTCTCCCTCACCCCCGACGGAGCATATCAGGCGATTGCCGCAGACATTCCCGTCTTACCGAAAATCGAAAACAGATTTGTCCTGCCTGCGGGCATTGCCTACTATTACGCAAAACAGCATAGAACCTACGCCCCCTTGCCGCCATGGCTGCCGAAAAGCGCAGGGAACACCGCACCCGAATTTGACATACTCTTCCCGCAGCCGGCAGCGCAAGTATTTATACCGATAGAAATTGAAGGCTCACTCGGCGCAATGACCGCAGAGGCGGTACATTCAGACCCGAATGCGATTATTTACTGGGACTTAGACGGCACCTACTTGGGAAAAACACAAGCGTATCACCAATGGAACATACAAGCCCCCAAAGGCGAGCACCTCCTCACCCTCACCGACAACCGCGGCAGACAAATCCGCCGCCGCTTCACCGTACTCCCCCGCCACAGAACGCAGCCCTAA
- the gap gene encoding type I glyceraldehyde-3-phosphate dehydrogenase, producing the protein MKIAINGFGRIGRLVFQALVEQDLLGKDKYDVVAVVDLSTDAKYFAYQLKYDSVQGKMKAKIETAADDVLVINGHQIKCISGKGLSPEQLPWKDLGVDVVIEATGIYANEKAYGHIDAGAKKVIITAPGKSSNPDKPIKTFVMGVNENEYDAAKHNVISNASCTTNCLAPVVHVILKEGFGIETGLMTTIHAYTATQKTVDGVSQKDWRGGRAAAINIIPSTTGAAKAVGEVLPSTKGKLTGMSFRVPTPTGSVVDLTFRTEKNTSIEELDAAFKKASETYMKGVLGYCDEEIVSTDIIHDKRSSIYDSKATLQNNLPGEKRFFKVVSWYDNEWGYSNRVIDLLNFISKK; encoded by the coding sequence ATGAAAATAGCAATCAATGGTTTTGGTCGTATCGGTCGCTTGGTTTTTCAAGCCTTAGTAGAACAGGATTTGCTTGGAAAAGACAAATACGATGTTGTTGCAGTAGTTGACCTTTCCACCGATGCAAAGTATTTTGCGTATCAGTTGAAATATGATTCGGTGCAGGGAAAGATGAAAGCAAAAATTGAAACCGCTGCAGACGATGTACTTGTTATTAACGGACATCAAATCAAGTGTATTTCCGGAAAAGGGCTTTCCCCCGAGCAACTTCCGTGGAAAGATCTTGGTGTAGATGTAGTAATTGAAGCAACCGGTATTTATGCAAATGAAAAAGCATACGGACACATTGATGCCGGTGCAAAAAAAGTTATTATTACCGCCCCCGGAAAAAGCAGCAATCCCGATAAGCCAATTAAAACCTTTGTCATGGGTGTAAATGAAAATGAATACGATGCTGCAAAGCATAATGTAATTTCAAACGCAAGCTGCACAACAAACTGTTTGGCACCTGTAGTTCATGTTATCTTAAAAGAAGGTTTTGGTATTGAAACCGGTCTTATGACCACCATTCATGCCTATACCGCAACACAAAAAACAGTGGACGGCGTTTCTCAAAAAGACTGGAGAGGCGGGCGCGCTGCCGCAATCAATATTATCCCCTCTACAACCGGAGCTGCAAAGGCGGTTGGTGAAGTTCTTCCCTCCACAAAGGGTAAGCTCACCGGTATGTCTTTTAGAGTTCCCACACCAACAGGGTCGGTTGTAGACCTCACCTTTAGAACAGAAAAAAATACTTCGATTGAAGAGCTTGATGCTGCTTTCAAAAAAGCTTCCGAAACTTATATGAAAGGTGTACTTGGCTACTGTGATGAAGAAATTGTTTCCACGGATATTATTCACGACAAGCGTTCTTCCATATATGACAGTAAAGCAACCTTGCAGAATAATCTCCCGGGAGAAAAAAGATTCTTCAAGGTGGTATCGTGGTACGATAATGAATGGGGCTATTCAAACAGAGTTATTGACCTTTTGAACTTTATTTCCAAGAAGTAA
- a CDS encoding tetratricopeptide repeat protein, whose protein sequence is MCIACNASSDTYLYEGLKKHRDEQIQLVNLLETETNESMRFALIDKIAANLRQEKQYKTLTVFLGNIINTDQKNPYTAYWLLMLGYCYQEQNMPEIAACYFERIIQNYHDIEIQEKSIHLLCLQNLIKLSKDPLRQVNYYSRLLSEFYTSIDPAYAYFMLGRAYEGLGEWQAAIQTYTQFLSLKRYDVIIQGIPDSFGYASKIVNYNAAASSKNWTFASLDDLVKTITAAIHKGAPNTLENYRSKVDFFAMSWKQEQAEKQEQPYFNLESFMAGRRIRVASSLDPSSTPYEAYLRTSGWNQYISTWYLCFKKINFPPNPDIHDRWEWAGVYYGEKQ, encoded by the coding sequence TTGTGTATAGCTTGTAATGCTTCATCCGATACTTATTTATATGAGGGCCTTAAAAAACACAGGGATGAGCAAATACAGCTTGTCAACTTGCTTGAAACGGAAACAAACGAATCAATGCGATTTGCACTAATTGATAAAATTGCCGCAAATTTACGGCAGGAAAAACAGTATAAAACCCTAACGGTTTTTCTTGGAAATATTATCAACACCGATCAGAAAAATCCGTATACCGCATACTGGCTTCTAATGCTTGGATATTGCTATCAGGAGCAAAACATGCCGGAAATTGCCGCCTGCTATTTTGAGCGGATTATTCAAAATTATCATGATATTGAAATTCAGGAAAAATCAATTCATTTACTGTGTTTACAAAATTTAATAAAGCTTTCAAAAGATCCACTCAGGCAGGTCAATTATTATTCTCGACTTTTATCAGAATTTTACACTTCAATTGATCCTGCGTATGCGTATTTTATGCTGGGGCGCGCTTATGAAGGCTTGGGTGAATGGCAGGCGGCTATCCAAACCTATACACAGTTTTTAAGTTTAAAACGCTACGATGTTATTATCCAGGGAATTCCGGATTCTTTCGGATATGCAAGTAAAATTGTTAATTATAATGCGGCGGCTTCTTCTAAAAACTGGACTTTTGCCTCCCTCGATGATTTAGTGAAAACGATTACCGCAGCAATTCATAAAGGAGCGCCAAATACTTTGGAAAATTATCGCTCAAAGGTTGATTTTTTTGCAATGTCTTGGAAGCAGGAGCAGGCGGAAAAACAGGAGCAGCCATATTTTAATCTTGAGAGTTTTATGGCGGGCAGAAGAATCAGAGTGGCTTCATCTCTTGATCCTTCATCCACTCCTTATGAAGCATATCTTCGAACCTCGGGGTGGAATCAGTATATCAGCACTTGGTATCTTTGTTTTAAAAAAATTAACTTTCCCCCCAATCCTGATATTCATGATCGATGGGAGTGGGCGGGAGTATATTATGGAGAGAAACAATGA